A single region of the Dunckerocampus dactyliophorus isolate RoL2022-P2 chromosome 3, RoL_Ddac_1.1, whole genome shotgun sequence genome encodes:
- the LOC129178861 gene encoding forkhead box protein B1-like, producing MPRPCRSAYGEHKPPYSYISLTAMAIQSSPEKMLPLSAIYRFIMDHFPFYRSNTRRWQNSLRHNLSFNDCFVKMPRRAEQPGKGGLWALHPLCGDMFHNGSFLRRRKRFKAAQPVAAVRAQPPFRHPFAIDSLIRTPVPPPLPQRRSNWPPRMPHATPSTPGNVLLPRTHSGHVLPAVPVPVKATHTLLHVPAFLGGGPPQPPFSRGGPPACTLQVDVH from the coding sequence ATGCCCCGGCCATGCAGGAGCGCGTACGGCGAGCACAAGCCCCCCTACTCGTACATCAGCCTGACGGCCATGGCCATCCAGAGCAGCCCGGAGAAGATGCTCCCGCTGAGCGCCATCTACCGGTTCATCATGGACCACTTCCCCTTCTACCGCAGCAACACGCGGCGCTGGCAGAACTCCCTGCGCCACAACCTGTCCTTCAACGACTGCTTCGTCAAGATGCCTCGCCGGGCCGAGCAGCCCGGCAAGGGCGGCCTGTGGGCTCTGCACCCCCTCTGCGGGGACATGTTCCACAACGGCAGCTTCCTGCGCCGCCGGAAGCGCTTCAAGGCAGCCCAGCCCGTCGCGGCCGTGCGCGCGCAGCCGCCCTTCAGGCACCCCTTCGCCATCGACAGCCTCATCCGGACGCCCGTTCCGCCACCGCTGCCGCAGCGCCGCTCCAACTGGCCACCCCGCATGCCGCACGCCACCCCCTCGACGCCCGGGAACGTCCTCCTTCCACGCACTCACAGCGGCCACGTGCTTCCTGCCGTCCCGGTGCCCGTTAAAGCGACGCACACACTGCTGCATGTGCCCGCTTTCCTGGGGGGTGGTCCCCCGCAGCCCCCCTTCAGCCGAGGTGGCCCACCTGCGTGCACGCTGCAGGTGGACGTGCACTAG
- the gtf2a2 gene encoding transcription initiation factor IIA subunit 2, producing MAYQLYRNTTLGNSLQESLDELIQTQQITPQLALQVLLQFDKAINTALANRVRNRVNFKGSLNTYRFCDNVWTFVLNDVEFREVTDLVKVDKVKIVACDGKNSGSNAAE from the exons ATGGCGTACCAGTTGTACAGGAACACCACCCTGGGAAACAGCCTACAGGAGAGCCTGGACGAGCTCATCCAG acCCAGCAGATAACCCCCCAGCTGGCCCTGCAGGTCCTGCTCCAGTTTGACAAAGCCATCAACACAGCGCTGGCCAACAGAGTCCGCAACAGAGTCAACTTCAAG GGTTCTTTGAACACGTATCGCTTCTGTGACAACGTCTGGACGTTTGTTCTGAACGACGTGGAGTTCAGAGAGGTCACCGATCTCGTCAAGGTGGACAAGGTCAAGATCGTGGCGTGCGACGGCAAGA aTTCCGGCTCCAATGCCGCCGAGTGA